The Shewanella sp. KX20019 genome window below encodes:
- a CDS encoding carbon-nitrogen hydrolase family protein, giving the protein MKKIAIIQESPYVLDKERTIEKAVDLINLVSSKGAELIVFPEAFISGYPAWIWRLRPGGDWGISEELHIRLLKNAIDLSSDELKPMLEAAKDNGVTVVCGINERDNANSQSTIYNSAITINTQGQIINIHRKLMPTNPERMVWGFGDGHGLNVIDTPVGRIGSLICWESYMPLARYSLYSQGIEIYIAPTYDSGEEWVGTMQHIAREGKCWVISCGVALERKDLPEDFPNLDGLYPADEEWINPGGSLVVSPTGEIVAGPLSKEKDCLVVDIDVELASHSKRALDVAGHYSRPDIFKLHVDRSRQFSTQFNNKN; this is encoded by the coding sequence ATGAAAAAAATCGCAATTATTCAGGAGTCACCTTATGTTCTTGATAAAGAACGTACTATAGAGAAAGCTGTAGATCTCATCAACTTAGTATCATCTAAAGGTGCTGAACTTATCGTTTTCCCAGAGGCGTTTATATCTGGATACCCCGCCTGGATTTGGAGGTTGAGGCCTGGCGGTGACTGGGGGATCAGTGAAGAACTACATATACGGCTGCTTAAAAATGCGATCGACCTGTCTTCTGATGAGCTAAAACCCATGCTAGAAGCCGCTAAAGATAACGGCGTTACTGTCGTTTGTGGTATTAACGAACGAGATAATGCCAATAGCCAATCGACAATTTATAACTCGGCTATAACGATCAATACTCAAGGTCAAATTATCAATATTCATCGTAAGCTAATGCCCACTAATCCGGAACGTATGGTATGGGGCTTTGGCGATGGTCATGGGCTAAATGTTATTGATACCCCTGTCGGGAGAATTGGTAGCTTAATTTGTTGGGAAAGCTATATGCCACTAGCGAGGTACTCTCTCTATTCGCAAGGTATCGAAATTTATATTGCGCCAACCTACGACAGTGGTGAGGAGTGGGTTGGCACGATGCAGCATATCGCTAGGGAGGGTAAGTGCTGGGTTATATCTTGTGGAGTTGCTTTAGAAAGAAAAGATCTCCCTGAGGATTTTCCAAATTTGGATGGACTTTACCCTGCTGATGAAGAGTGGATTAATCCGGGGGGATCTCTGGTTGTGTCGCCAACAGGAGAGATCGTGGCTGGACCATTATCTAAAGAGAAGGACTGTTTAGTGGTGGATATTGATGTTGAATTAGCTTCACACTCCAAACGTGCACTGGATGTAGCTGGTCACTACTCCAGGCCGGATATATTTAAACTACATGTTGATAGATCCCGACAGTTTTCGACGCAATTCAATAACAAAAATTAA
- a CDS encoding HD domain-containing phosphohydrolase, translating to MDKATILVVDDTPGNIDILVGILSSDHKIKVAIDGPKALALAHKNPPDIILLDVMMPGMNGYEVCERLKKDPLTSHIPVIFVTALADTADEAQGFALGAVDYITKPVSAPVVQARVKTHLALYDQKRLLEQEVKARTKELEDTRFEIIRRLGRAAEYKDNETGLHVVRMSHYARLLAIKTGLPDKYCDLIYNAAPMHDIGKIGTPDSILKKPAKLDKPEWKEMQRHAEIGAEIIGEHKDPLLEMAKRIALSHHEKWDGSGYPHGIAGSDIPIEGRIVAIADVFDALTSVRPYKKAWTVADTMDLIDSESGKHFDPQLVENFKAIINDVTMIRDQHHET from the coding sequence ATGGATAAAGCCACCATTCTCGTTGTGGATGATACCCCGGGTAACATCGATATTTTGGTTGGGATCTTGAGTAGTGATCACAAGATAAAGGTGGCCATTGATGGCCCCAAAGCGCTGGCATTAGCTCATAAAAATCCGCCAGACATCATATTACTTGATGTGATGATGCCAGGAATGAATGGCTATGAGGTGTGTGAGCGTTTAAAGAAAGATCCGCTCACCAGTCATATCCCGGTTATTTTTGTGACCGCATTGGCCGATACCGCAGATGAAGCTCAAGGGTTTGCACTTGGTGCCGTCGATTACATCACTAAGCCTGTTAGTGCGCCTGTGGTGCAAGCTCGAGTCAAAACTCACCTTGCTCTTTATGATCAAAAACGCCTGCTAGAACAGGAGGTAAAAGCGCGTACTAAGGAACTTGAAGATACCCGGTTTGAGATTATTAGACGTCTTGGTCGAGCAGCAGAGTATAAGGATAATGAAACCGGGCTGCATGTCGTGAGGATGAGTCACTATGCGCGCTTGTTAGCAATCAAAACAGGCCTACCAGACAAGTACTGCGATCTTATCTATAACGCTGCACCAATGCATGATATTGGTAAGATAGGCACTCCAGATTCGATTTTGAAAAAACCTGCTAAGTTAGATAAACCTGAATGGAAAGAGATGCAGCGACACGCTGAAATTGGTGCCGAAATCATTGGCGAGCATAAAGACCCATTACTTGAAATGGCAAAGCGTATCGCACTTAGTCACCATGAAAAGTGGGATGGTAGTGGCTATCCTCATGGCATTGCGGGAAGCGATATTCCCATTGAAGGGCGGATCGTGGCAATCGCCGATGTGTTTGATGCATTAACCTCTGTCAGACCCTATAAAAAGGCGTGGACAGTGGCTGATACCATGGATCTTATCGACAGTGAATCCGGTAAACATTTTGACCCACAATTAGTGGAAAATTTTAAAGCCATTATTAACGATGTAACTATGATCCGCGATCAGCATCATGAAACCTAA
- the ygfZ gene encoding tRNA-modifying protein YgfZ translates to MTLSTSQPNWPLNGQQPSLIVSQLSHFGLISVTGEQGRSFIHGQVTTDISSLEDNQWRWGAHCDPKGKMLATFRTFAKGDTLFMMMPKQTLALDLPQLQKYAVFSKADLNDVSDDWLLLGVAGEQAASWLTEQFGTLNDEITLIDNGMIIQDAGRFIVIIEQASVADFNKLNDAVIVDATAWQELEILAGYPNIGAAHNAKFVPQMCNLQALNGISFNKGCYMGQETIARMKYRGGNKRALYIVSGTVSAELSAESQLEIALEDGAEFRRAGTIIESVQRDQQLLLTAVLANDTPLDATLRIAGDDTSQLSIIALPYSLEESD, encoded by the coding sequence ATGACCCTGTCAACTTCTCAGCCTAACTGGCCTTTAAACGGACAACAGCCCTCCCTTATTGTGTCCCAGTTATCTCATTTCGGTTTAATCTCGGTAACGGGCGAACAAGGCCGCAGCTTTATTCATGGTCAAGTCACTACTGATATCAGTTCACTTGAAGATAATCAATGGCGCTGGGGCGCACATTGCGATCCTAAAGGGAAGATGCTTGCCACCTTTAGAACCTTTGCCAAAGGTGACACCCTATTTATGATGATGCCAAAGCAAACCTTGGCATTAGATCTGCCGCAGTTACAAAAGTATGCCGTATTTAGCAAAGCCGATCTCAATGATGTCAGTGACGACTGGCTACTGTTAGGTGTTGCTGGCGAACAAGCTGCAAGCTGGTTAACTGAGCAGTTTGGCACCTTAAACGATGAAATAACCCTCATCGACAATGGCATGATAATCCAAGATGCAGGCCGCTTTATTGTCATAATTGAGCAAGCAAGTGTAGCGGACTTCAATAAACTGAACGACGCTGTAATTGTTGATGCAACTGCATGGCAAGAGCTGGAAATATTGGCGGGCTACCCCAATATCGGCGCTGCGCATAATGCTAAATTTGTGCCGCAGATGTGTAACCTACAAGCGCTCAATGGCATCAGCTTTAACAAAGGCTGCTACATGGGCCAAGAAACGATCGCTAGAATGAAGTACCGCGGTGGCAACAAGCGTGCACTCTATATTGTGTCAGGCACTGTATCGGCCGAGTTAAGCGCTGAAAGCCAGTTAGAGATCGCATTAGAAGATGGGGCTGAATTTCGCCGTGCTGGTACCATCATTGAAAGTGTTCAACGCGACCAGCAGCTGCTACTGACTGCAGTTTTAGCCAATGACACCCCACTCGATGCCACGCTTAGGATCGCAGGTGATGATACATCACAACTCAGCATCATTGCCCTACCTTATTCATTAGAAGAGAGTGATTAA
- the serA gene encoding phosphoglycerate dehydrogenase produces MAKHSLDKDKIKILLLEGVHQSAVDVFERAGYTNIEYHKAALSEEALVSSIQDAHFVGIRSRTQLTEAVLNQAEKLVGIGCFCIGTNQVSLAAAEKLGVPVFNAPFSNTRSVAELVLGEIIMLLRGIPQRNAMAHRGGWLKSAAGSYEARGKTLGVIGYGHIGTQLGILAETLGMRVIFFDIEDKLPLGNAQQVHSMEQLLSLADVVSLHVPETPHTKEMIAHAELACMRKGSILINASRGTVVDIAALAAALKEDHLSGAAIDVFPVEPKSNNDEFVSPLRGLDNVILTPHVGGSTAEAQENIGIEVAGKLAKYSDNGSTMTAVNFPEVSLAQHSGTSRLLHIHRNRPGILIQINLAFAEKGINIAAQYLQTTAEIGYVVMEVDSDKADEALCEMQAIEGTIRTRLLH; encoded by the coding sequence ATGGCGAAACATTCGCTGGACAAGGATAAGATCAAAATCCTGCTGTTGGAAGGCGTCCACCAATCTGCAGTAGATGTATTCGAACGAGCGGGTTATACCAACATTGAGTATCACAAAGCAGCATTGAGTGAAGAGGCTCTAGTCAGTTCGATTCAAGATGCGCATTTTGTCGGTATTCGCTCCCGTACCCAACTGACTGAAGCTGTATTAAATCAAGCTGAAAAACTGGTCGGTATTGGTTGTTTCTGTATTGGCACCAACCAAGTGAGTTTAGCTGCGGCTGAAAAACTTGGCGTGCCCGTCTTCAATGCGCCTTTCTCCAATACTCGAAGTGTAGCTGAATTAGTATTGGGTGAGATCATCATGTTGCTGCGTGGAATACCTCAGCGCAACGCGATGGCTCATCGAGGCGGCTGGCTGAAAAGTGCAGCAGGAAGTTATGAGGCACGCGGAAAAACACTGGGTGTTATCGGTTACGGCCATATCGGTACCCAGCTTGGTATTCTTGCTGAAACCTTAGGCATGCGCGTTATCTTTTTCGACATTGAAGACAAGTTGCCTCTCGGGAATGCACAGCAGGTACATTCAATGGAGCAGCTGCTATCGCTTGCTGATGTAGTCAGTTTACATGTGCCAGAGACGCCACATACCAAAGAGATGATTGCTCATGCAGAGCTTGCTTGTATGCGCAAAGGCAGTATTTTGATTAACGCTTCACGTGGCACCGTAGTCGATATTGCTGCATTAGCTGCTGCGCTCAAAGAGGATCACCTTTCAGGCGCGGCAATTGACGTATTCCCTGTTGAGCCTAAGTCGAATAACGACGAGTTTGTCAGCCCTCTGCGTGGACTAGATAATGTAATATTGACGCCTCATGTTGGTGGTAGCACCGCTGAAGCGCAAGAGAACATAGGTATTGAAGTAGCCGGCAAACTGGCGAAATACTCTGACAATGGTTCAACCATGACGGCCGTTAACTTCCCAGAGGTATCTTTAGCGCAGCATTCAGGGACTTCACGTCTATTACATATTCACCGTAACAGACCAGGGATCCTGATCCAAATCAACTTGGCATTTGCAGAGAAAGGCATCAACATCGCGGCCCAGTATCTACAAACAACCGCTGAAATTGGTTACGTTGTGATGGAGGTTGACTCAGATAAAGCCGATGAAGCGCTCTGCGAAATGCAAGCGATTGAAGGCACCATTAGAACTCGACTGCTTCACTAA
- a CDS encoding DUF2238 domain-containing protein — protein MNKSVSWLVIYFVVLLWSAIEPKDQFTWFLEVLPALIALPLLAFTRKGFPLTSLAYVLILIHCVILMVGGHYTYAEVPLFDWIAEWTGSSRNNYDKVGHLAQGFIPVILAREIFIRLSVIKVGAWCHFLAVCFALAFSAFYELIEWWVAELTGEDAEAFLGTQGYVWDTQSDMAMALVGAIAAIVLLSRYHDKLIAIKLKS, from the coding sequence TTGAATAAAAGCGTTTCATGGCTAGTGATCTATTTTGTGGTGCTGCTTTGGTCTGCCATAGAGCCAAAAGATCAGTTCACTTGGTTTTTAGAGGTTTTACCGGCATTAATAGCATTGCCACTGCTGGCTTTTACGCGTAAAGGTTTTCCATTAACGAGCTTGGCTTATGTGCTGATCCTTATTCATTGTGTGATCTTAATGGTCGGCGGGCACTACACCTATGCCGAAGTGCCTCTGTTTGACTGGATAGCTGAATGGACAGGTAGCAGCCGCAATAACTACGATAAAGTAGGCCATCTTGCGCAAGGGTTTATTCCGGTTATTCTGGCCAGAGAGATATTTATCCGCTTAAGTGTCATCAAAGTTGGCGCTTGGTGTCACTTTCTGGCTGTTTGTTTTGCGTTGGCGTTTTCAGCATTTTATGAGCTTATTGAGTGGTGGGTGGCCGAGCTTACAGGCGAGGATGCCGAAGCATTTCTCGGTACTCAAGGTTATGTTTGGGATACACAGTCTGACATGGCGATGGCGCTAGTAGGGGCGATTGCGGCGATAGTATTATTGAGCCGGTACCATGATAAGTTGATCGCGATTAAGCTCAAATCGTAG
- a CDS encoding helix-turn-helix transcriptional regulator — protein sequence MDSIDEVVFLHQVTAPCHLAMLAESIGLKTRVISDIEQLESSAHSRSFYLISQQGAAVDCNGIPLVASQLVKHVPVALYDVVVDSLDEESALLLGIRGLLFAEQRMDLQVTGLRKVLADELWYNRTLISRVFRQLVSQIDTPLQLSVEGSESFKLLTRREKTIIQLVSSGARNKEIAQDLCISEHTVKAHISSVFRKTQSRNRVELLRWAQTYQSHFELCS from the coding sequence ATGGATAGTATTGATGAAGTGGTATTTCTTCATCAGGTGACAGCACCTTGCCATCTGGCCATGCTTGCAGAATCAATTGGCTTGAAGACGCGAGTGATTTCAGACATCGAGCAGCTGGAGTCCAGCGCTCATAGCCGCAGTTTCTATCTTATTTCGCAACAAGGTGCAGCAGTGGACTGTAACGGCATTCCTTTAGTTGCATCTCAACTTGTTAAACATGTCCCCGTCGCACTTTATGACGTGGTAGTAGATTCTTTAGATGAAGAGTCTGCGCTGTTATTGGGGATCAGAGGTCTTTTATTTGCAGAGCAGCGAATGGACTTGCAGGTTACAGGCTTGCGAAAAGTCCTAGCCGATGAACTTTGGTATAATAGAACATTGATAAGCCGCGTGTTTCGTCAGTTAGTGAGTCAAATCGACACGCCTCTGCAGTTATCCGTCGAAGGTTCGGAATCATTTAAGCTATTAACTCGTCGAGAAAAAACCATCATTCAGTTGGTTTCTAGTGGAGCCCGCAATAAAGAGATTGCTCAAGATTTGTGCATAAGTGAACACACCGTTAAGGCACATATCTCATCCGTTTTTAGAAAAACCCAATCACGCAACCGTGTCGAACTGTTGCGCTGGGCTCAAACTTACCAAAGTCATTTTGAGCTCTGTTCTTAG
- a CDS encoding porin — MLNKSTIAIAIVTMLSAGSVSAVMLDGDSQGDHVRLYGEVGVGGHFDTHAEYNHDEFYDTKGYVDDSFATMGVEGRREQFTYRLELDYQRRNWLGGDGEFELAIDKLYVGYILTEQQWFEFGLTDTAFDDYDHFGDFTFNKSVETGEAGDQENTVKYQAKFEHLILGTSYSYNGEHKSGAQQGDIINGYVGWMSDLLSVVVGLETRGGSNGVSKYGEQQQIGLGARLKLMQDFSIGFNGFIEDEDLSTRKSGDVYLDYQTFRNQGVTVSAKYDLNEHWEIIGSANHEEYEGWDLIGPNYDYSELPPEYGKERRWGSLGFNYRPARDIVLSLEGRVGEAPEAAYAYARMYF; from the coding sequence ATGTTAAACAAATCAACAATTGCAATCGCTATCGTCACTATGCTTAGTGCCGGTTCAGTGAGCGCTGTAATGCTAGATGGTGATAGTCAAGGTGACCACGTTCGCTTATATGGCGAAGTGGGCGTAGGTGGACATTTTGATACTCATGCAGAATACAACCACGATGAGTTCTACGATACCAAGGGCTATGTAGATGATAGCTTCGCAACTATGGGCGTAGAGGGTCGACGTGAACAATTCACTTATCGTCTTGAACTGGACTACCAACGCCGTAACTGGCTTGGCGGAGACGGTGAGTTTGAGCTGGCTATCGACAAGTTGTACGTCGGCTATATCTTAACCGAACAGCAGTGGTTCGAGTTTGGTCTAACCGACACAGCATTCGACGATTACGACCATTTTGGCGACTTCACCTTCAACAAGTCCGTTGAAACGGGTGAGGCGGGTGACCAAGAGAATACAGTTAAGTACCAAGCCAAGTTTGAACATCTTATTTTAGGCACTTCCTACTCATATAACGGTGAACACAAGAGTGGTGCCCAACAAGGTGACATCATTAACGGATATGTAGGCTGGATGTCAGATCTGCTATCTGTCGTGGTTGGCTTAGAAACTCGCGGCGGTTCCAACGGCGTCAGTAAATATGGTGAGCAGCAACAGATTGGTTTGGGTGCACGCCTGAAACTGATGCAAGATTTTTCTATTGGCTTTAATGGCTTTATAGAAGATGAAGACTTGTCTACACGTAAGAGCGGTGACGTATACCTAGATTATCAGACCTTCCGCAACCAAGGTGTAACGGTAAGTGCCAAGTACGACTTGAATGAGCACTGGGAAATAATCGGCTCCGCAAACCACGAAGAATACGAAGGCTGGGATCTGATCGGTCCTAACTACGACTACTCCGAGCTGCCACCTGAATATGGGAAAGAGCGCCGTTGGGGGAGTTTAGGTTTCAACTATCGTCCTGCCCGCGACATCGTGCTTTCTTTGGAAGGCCGAGTCGGCGAAGCCCCTGAAGCAGCCTACGCCTACGCGCGTATGTACTTCTAG
- a CDS encoding ExeM/NucH family extracellular endonuclease → MKKSLLSLAIASTISMGAFAGVEDLLITEMTQSSDANVGSVEITNTGSDAFTFTADITAYQRSGGKYDNELLNADVKPLLTGQTLAAGASMVIVNSRSSEEFRDDITAQGGTVVISTYDSSNKYNNLFMTSDDGFFLKNGDTVIDRVGAANDTSKWAPNTTLRRKQTADGNNPAQSDTFDATQWQNILPMRTDDLGKSELPAADAEDIMDIFTCPTDKSEIKSPSEVQGTGFTSPLIAEGETESAEKVAVEGIISAKVSIPNEGFYLRNLASDNNPETSDGIFVSSSAAGDLKVGQTICIGSKVTEYQGQTQMSADTAFSWNVTDTDIPTEPTDIQVISSDNGSFDKTLERHEGMLVNLPTDLDPSTPSDEAAEDMRITRSFSYNYLSSPNGRNNMVAAYKRPNLQPNHLHVAGSPESKAAYEQNNDYRLVIESSPKSGGTDIPYYAGFNSDPHTNYIRIDDSLVNAQGVISQYETELIPGTDMYDQDYSLTITNQLTSDNFIHNLPRTETPDLNDTVAEDDFAIRIASQNLFNFFNSPFGGDNNNFGQSRGADSYDEYINQRTKLVEIIRAQDADVMALMEIENNGFGDDSAIAEIVNQVNIQYVDERAQDYNGPNSTENRYVFVGFDNNGNQMLDNLDAIGSDAIATGIIYRPSKMSIERTRVIPMPQQKAPTTVNDLGEVIKDQNKEILENGQNYHRDALVVTFIVNQTGKRLTLAVNHLKSKGSTCWEEWQGVEFGNATTWNNRTAPDLDYQGSCAEFRVAGAVHLGEEMEDVLGDKIIIGDLNAYGKEDPVLVLTENPRNKTIVTASHTYLGPKPQFNEDGSPAIITKTYGYIDIVGEKFEEKGKTPWSYSFSDEIGSLDHILISPSLKDRVIDATDWHVNAAETGLYDYQNRFKGTIDGTGTHKFYKEDIYRASDHDPALITLSYKPGDTDANVPLNLPKLRKLIKVPYQIPTGISAQVGDVATVSMSPVDDEQRLDLTQMVLPNVVLSNDTTALVNFEVFGAPSAIYNVTVSLKRDGQLVEGSEQNFKAKVSNRDSLIADIVEEENDKTGGDGSAGSTGFISLLSLFGLAAMRRRLRK, encoded by the coding sequence ATGAAGAAAAGTTTACTATCGCTGGCCATTGCCAGCACCATCAGCATGGGCGCCTTCGCTGGCGTTGAAGATCTGCTGATCACCGAAATGACCCAAAGTTCCGATGCTAATGTGGGCTCGGTTGAAATCACGAATACAGGCTCTGATGCCTTTACCTTTACCGCTGACATTACTGCTTACCAACGCTCTGGCGGCAAGTACGACAACGAGTTGCTTAACGCTGATGTTAAGCCACTGTTGACTGGTCAGACGCTTGCCGCTGGCGCGTCTATGGTGATTGTCAACAGTCGTTCTAGCGAAGAGTTTCGTGATGATATTACGGCTCAAGGTGGCACCGTTGTTATCTCTACATATGATAGCAGTAATAAGTACAACAACCTGTTCATGACCAGTGATGACGGTTTTTTCCTGAAAAATGGGGATACCGTTATCGATCGTGTTGGAGCAGCGAACGACACTAGCAAGTGGGCACCGAACACTACTCTGCGTCGTAAACAAACTGCTGATGGCAACAATCCCGCTCAATCAGATACCTTCGATGCTACTCAATGGCAAAACATTTTGCCGATGAGGACTGACGATTTAGGTAAATCCGAGCTGCCTGCTGCTGATGCTGAAGACATCATGGACATCTTCACTTGTCCAACCGATAAAAGTGAAATCAAGTCTCCTAGTGAAGTCCAGGGCACAGGTTTTACCTCGCCGCTGATTGCTGAGGGTGAAACCGAATCAGCTGAAAAAGTTGCCGTAGAAGGTATTATCTCAGCTAAGGTGTCTATCCCTAATGAGGGCTTCTATCTTCGTAATCTTGCTTCTGACAACAACCCAGAGACTTCCGATGGCATCTTCGTTAGCTCTAGTGCTGCCGGCGATCTAAAAGTAGGTCAAACCATTTGTATCGGCAGTAAAGTGACCGAGTATCAAGGCCAGACTCAAATGTCAGCTGATACGGCATTTAGCTGGAACGTTACTGACACTGACATCCCAACTGAGCCTACCGATATTCAGGTCATTAGCTCTGATAACGGTTCTTTCGATAAGACGCTAGAGCGTCACGAAGGTATGTTGGTCAATCTGCCTACAGATCTTGACCCTAGTACTCCTAGCGATGAAGCCGCAGAGGATATGCGTATCACTCGCAGCTTCAGCTACAACTACCTGTCGTCTCCTAACGGTCGCAACAACATGGTGGCAGCTTATAAGCGTCCTAATTTACAGCCTAACCACTTGCACGTTGCAGGAAGCCCTGAGTCTAAGGCGGCCTATGAGCAAAACAATGACTATCGTTTAGTGATTGAAAGCTCGCCTAAATCAGGCGGTACAGACATACCTTATTACGCTGGTTTTAACAGTGATCCACACACCAACTACATCCGTATCGATGATAGTCTCGTTAACGCGCAGGGTGTGATCAGTCAATACGAAACTGAGCTGATTCCTGGGACTGATATGTATGATCAGGACTACAGCCTGACTATAACCAACCAGTTGACTAGTGATAACTTTATTCACAACTTACCGCGTACTGAGACCCCTGATCTGAATGACACTGTGGCAGAAGATGATTTTGCGATCCGCATTGCCAGTCAGAACCTGTTTAACTTCTTTAACTCTCCTTTCGGTGGCGACAACAACAACTTTGGTCAGAGCCGAGGCGCAGATAGCTACGATGAATACATTAACCAGAGAACCAAGCTGGTAGAAATTATTCGTGCTCAGGATGCCGATGTCATGGCCCTGATGGAGATTGAAAACAACGGTTTTGGCGATGATAGTGCCATTGCTGAGATTGTGAACCAGGTCAATATCCAGTATGTGGATGAGCGAGCGCAAGATTACAATGGCCCTAACTCCACTGAGAACCGTTATGTGTTCGTTGGTTTTGACAACAACGGCAATCAAATGCTGGATAACCTAGACGCCATTGGCTCTGACGCCATTGCTACAGGTATCATATATCGCCCAAGCAAGATGAGCATTGAGCGCACTCGCGTTATCCCAATGCCTCAGCAGAAAGCGCCTACCACAGTGAACGACTTAGGTGAGGTGATCAAAGATCAGAACAAGGAAATTCTAGAGAACGGTCAGAACTACCATCGTGACGCCTTAGTTGTCACCTTTATCGTCAACCAAACAGGCAAGCGCTTGACGCTAGCTGTAAATCACCTTAAGTCAAAAGGCTCTACTTGTTGGGAAGAATGGCAAGGTGTTGAGTTTGGCAATGCCACGACTTGGAACAACCGCACAGCGCCAGATCTGGACTACCAAGGGTCTTGTGCCGAGTTCCGTGTAGCCGGTGCCGTGCACTTAGGTGAAGAGATGGAAGACGTTCTTGGGGATAAGATCATCATTGGTGATTTGAACGCCTATGGTAAGGAAGATCCTGTACTCGTTCTTACCGAGAACCCACGCAACAAGACGATCGTTACCGCTAGCCACACTTACCTTGGACCTAAGCCTCAGTTTAACGAAGATGGCTCTCCAGCCATCATCACTAAGACTTATGGCTACATCGACATCGTCGGTGAAAAGTTCGAGGAGAAGGGTAAGACGCCTTGGAGTTACTCTTTCAGTGACGAAATAGGCTCGCTTGATCACATTTTGATCTCTCCTTCTCTGAAAGATCGCGTGATTGATGCTACTGACTGGCATGTGAATGCAGCAGAGACCGGCCTGTATGACTACCAAAACCGTTTTAAAGGTACCATCGACGGTACTGGAACGCATAAGTTCTACAAAGAGGACATCTATCGCGCCTCGGATCACGATCCTGCGCTAATAACCCTTAGCTATAAGCCTGGTGATACGGATGCTAACGTGCCTCTGAATCTGCCAAAACTGAGAAAACTGATCAAGGTTCCTTACCAGATCCCAACGGGTATTTCTGCTCAAGTTGGGGATGTCGCGACCGTCAGTATGAGTCCTGTTGATGATGAACAGCGTTTAGATCTGACTCAGATGGTACTTCCTAATGTGGTCCTTTCTAATGACACGACAGCTTTGGTGAATTTCGAGGTCTTTGGTGCGCCATCTGCTATCTACAACGTCACCGTAAGCCTAAAGCGTGATGGTCAACTTGTAGAAGGGTCTGAGCAAAACTTCAAAGCGAAGGTATCTAACCGCGACTCTTTGATTGCTGACATTGTAGAAGAAGAAAACGATAAAACTGGCGGTGACGGTAGTGCTGGTAGCACTGGTTTCATCAGCTTGTTATCCCTGTTCGGGCTGGCAGCTATGCGCCGTCGTCTTCGCAAATAA